AAGCCAGTGCAGAATAAGTATTTAGAGAGGGAAGCCTTAACCCATGAATAGAAACAACAAACAACATAAGAATAAAACTAGACAAACTACTCAAAAAATACGTTTCAACCCAAGATAAATTAGAATAAGCCAATTTAAGAACAAAACCCCACAAACCCCAAAACAACAAACACAAAACACTATAAACCAACCACCCCTCCATACCATACCTCACCACACACAATCACCTAACAATAAAAATCAACAAAACAACTTAAAAAACACAACCAAAAACAATGATAAATATGTCTTATCATCCACTATATCACTGAAACAATTACATTCCATATATTCCTTTCAATTTCATTTTTGTAGCGGAGATTTGCGGGGAACGCGGGCCCGCCGGGATTTGAACCCGGGATCTCCGGCTCCGGAGGCCGGCGCCCTATCCAGGCTAGGCTACGGGCCCACATAATTAGTTATTATAATACTAGGATTTATTGTCTATATTGTTTTGCTGGAATCACTTCTACTTAGTCTCCGCTTATTTTTAATTTGTCTCCTCTAATAGAGTGTTTTTACGGGGTTTCATATATTATTTCTCCATAACATATATCTTTGTTCTAATGCTTGTTTTCCTATTATTTTCTATATTATTTGTATTAGTATTATTGCTGCGATTATGATTAGTGATGTTAGTGTCAGTATTAGTGTTATGCTGGCTACTAGTTCTGGTTTCCAATTGTATACTTTTGCTATTACTGTGTTCATTACTGCTGGGGGCATTATTGAGAGGATCATTATTTCTTTCCAGTATAGATTGGGGATTGTGAGGAATAATAGTATTGTATAGTGTATTAGTGGGCTTGCCAGGAATCTCCATAATCCTGTGATGTATAATGCTTTCATGTATTGTTTCACATGGGCTAGTGTGAGTGGTAATGTGTATCCTAATACATATACTGCGCTGTAGCTTAGAAGACTATGCGTATAAGCTGTAATAGGTGTTAATACCTGGTATTGTTCATATATTGTATAATGTATAATTGTTCCAGCTATAAAACCATAAATTACCGGTATTTCAAGAATAGATACCAAAATATTTTCCCTTCTAGCAGCAAGTAATCCAGCAATAGTTATGTGTAGAATGAAAATAACTAAACTATACATTGCAGCTGCGGATATATCATTAAACATTATTAGCAGCACGGGGAATCCAAGGAAGACATTGTTCTGGAAAATACTAGTGATTACTACTGAGTTTCTAAGCTCATGATCATGGTTTAAAGGTATTTTTAAGAGAACCACTACGCTGATCACTACATAAATGAATGCTGTTAACGCTATATTGATATCTGCTAATTCAACGCCTCTACTCGCAAATGTATCTAGGAAAACAATTGGTAACAATATATAGTAGATGAACTTGTTTAAAGCATTCATAAATGAATTAAATAATTTATTATTACCCATTAAAACCCGGGATAATACTCCTAAACCTATAAATCCAAATAGGAGAAACACAGTAGTAAGCGGGTCCATATAAAATGCTCCTCTGAACCTATTACTTGATTTCTACTAGTTTTAGTTCGTCTCCTCCCCACAAAGTGATCTTTTCAGGGGTCTCATATACTACTCCACCACTGGTATCCAGAACCCTTATAATGGCCTCCATTGGTAGTTCATCAAATAATACTTTCACACCACATATACCCCCTCTAGAAATACATATCTTCTTATTTCCACCACTAGGCAATACTTCCACTGTGTAGTCTTCTGGAACTCCTTCGAAGAACACCTTATCACTCATTACATGGTAAAACTTATCCTTAGGAATAACTCCTGCTTCTCCTTCTCGGGGAATCCATCCAAGAACTGCTTGTGCAAAAGCGTATCTGTTATAGAAATAATATTTCAACCTATGATAACCCTTGCTGAGAGGAATAGGTTCACTAACATATGTAGTGGGCGGTTGGTCCTTCCAAGCATCAATTAATAGTTTTCCATCAATCCATACACGACTACCATCATCAGTTGTAACATAGAATCTATAAACACCTGGTTTATCAATATATATGAAGCCTAGCCACGCAACTGCAAAGAATTCTGCTGGGACGCCTGGTGCTGGATTACTCCACCAGGTATAGTTTATCCATGGAGAAACATCTTCTCTAATAGGTTTAAGTAATAATAGATCATCCGGTGGATTAGAGCCTTCCCAACGATAATAGAGAGTCTTCAGCCCCCTTAACAACCCCTCCTTAGTCTTGATCAGTGCGAATCTTCCCATAAAACCACCATTTACTTGTTCAAATACAATATATAATCGGCTATAAGTATTTAAACAATCATTACACAAAAAGAACCCGTGGAGTCTACGCGGTTTGAAACGTAAAATAGTGTTTGAAGTAATAATAGATAATGATTCCGCGAAGTGTATGGCAGAGTATCATCCTAGAGGATATATGAGGGCTAAACATGATCACCTAGATATCGGTCCTGAATGCAAGGTGCTCAACACATTATTCGTGTTGGCGAAGAATAGAGGTGTCTCATTGAAATGTCTAAACAGGAATGGGTGCTTATCAATTATTGTTCCTGAAATAAATTATGAAGCATTAATATGTATTCAAAATTACCGGGTTAAATGCAGGAATAGAATATACTTAATGATTACTCGGAGAGGAAACCTATATATTCCTGTAACACTCATTAAGGCCTAGGTAATAAGAAATATTGACTTGGAACTATATGTTTAAAACTATAATTCCTAGGTAGCCATAAATGTTTTCAAAAACATCAACATAATATGGAGAACAACTCTGTAATATTAAAACTTGTAAGAGGCGAGGCTATTATGGTAGTAATAAATGCTGGGCTGGTAAAGAAAATTGTAAATGATAAACCTTTATTGAGGAAAGCATATGAGGCACTAATTAGTGATCCAGAGGTTCAAGCACTGTGGGATATGTCTAATATAATGGCTGTTAAGCGGCTGAAATACAATGATCATGGCCCTGTCCATGCACAAATAGCTGCTGGCGCATCCCTTTATCTTTACCAACTACTACTCAATGCAGGAGTTGGGTCAACGCTTATCAGGGATAAAGTAGTAGATGATCCTGAGCAGGCATGGATTGTGCCACTATATGGAGCCCTACTACATGATATAGGTAATTCTATACATAGAGACCTGCATGAAAAATTAGGAGCATTGCTTGCTAAACCAATAATTGATAGAGCATTAGAGAAGATAATAGATGATCAAAGAACAAGGATAATGTTGAGACAAGAAATAATGCACAGTATATTCTGCACAGCATATGATGCTGTCTGCCTAACAGTTGAAGCAGGATGTGTTGGTGTTGGTGATGGCCTAGACATGGCTGAGGGAAGAGCCAGGGTTCCCTATCGTTTAGGAGGAATATCAATACATAGCGTCTCAGCGTTAAGCATTAAGAAGGTAGAAGTAGTGCCGGGAGAAAAAGTACCGATAAAGATACTGGTACACATGAGTGAGAGAGCAGGCATATTCCAAGTAGATGAGGTCTTGATGCCAAAGATAAAAACAACTCCTCTAAAAGACTATGTCGAAGTATACGCTATCGTTAATGGAGAACCATTGAAAACGTATACGCCTAGGAAATAGATTAGAAGGTATAGATTTGTTTTCATGGGAATACCTGTTATCTTAGTAATTAAGAATGGTTATTCAGATTCTCCTACTAACTCGTATTTATAAACAGTTTTGCTGGGTTTGCATTGGAGTTCTTCAATACATGTATGTGGATCAAGAAAATATAGTTCATTACAATCAGCTAAAACTTTAACTCTAGCTCTACTCGAGAAAAATATTTTCTTAGCCTTCAACTTATTGATTAATGCATGTTTTAGAAAAGTGGAAAATAATAGAGCATCATAAATAATTACTGGGTGTTTTCCACCTAGCAGATATGCTTCTCTAGCTTTTAGCTCATCTATAATGAGTGGGGTATTGTCGGTTTTTAATATAATATTTTCTCCTACAAGCTTCTTTATCCTACCCCCACCTATAACTAGTAGGTTTTTAGTTATCAATAGGTTTTTCACATTAACAAATCCTATAACTGTTAAATGTTTTGTATTTATATAGACGCTTTTAATACCTCCTATAACATGTGCTTCATCTAGTTCTAAATGATCCCTGTCTACATAGCCGATTAGGGATTTTATTCTCAAATTCTTCCTCCATAAAAATCCTATCTATTAAAGATATTAATGTTGTAGAGAGAATAAATCATTAATGTGGAATACAGTCTTAGCATGATAGTCGATCTAGTTTTAGAGGTGCATCTATTATTGGAGGTTATAGGTGTAGATACTAGGATAGCTGAGAGAATGGCTCGAATTCTTTCAAAGATGAAGGATAGATTAGAGACTTTGAATTTATTTGATGAAAGATTCTATCCATCTAGAAGGGATGATAGAGAAAATGTTCTTAGATACTTTATTGTAATGGTTGCAATGGATCACAGGCTTAGTAGATTTGGTAAACCCTATGAGGCATGCTTACCAAATGATGATTGTTATCATGGAGCAGACCTACTGTATAGGCTTGGAAAAATAAAATACGATAATGATCCAGGCTTTTTCTCTCCGGAAAACCTCTCTAAAATCACTATTGATGATGTGAAGAAATGGCTAAGCATTGGAGACGCTGAACCACCTGATCCGGATATTAGGGCTTTTCTCCTAAGAGATCTGGGTGTGAAATTGTTGAAGCTATACAATGGCAGTGTGGAGGAGTTATTAGATAGAAGCAATAATTTGATCCATGGAACAATTAATGAACCAGGCTTAGTGGATAATCTAAGAGTGTTTAGAGCATATGAAGACCCTGTTGAGAAGAAGCCTCTTCTCTTCGCAAAATTCATTATTGCAAGGGGACTATTTAGTCCTAGAGATAGGCTTGATCCTATAATTGATAACCACTTATCTAGAATAGCTTATAGGATAGGATTAGTAATGGTTTCCGGTAACCTGTGGAATAAGATCAGGAGGGGAGTAGAGGTTGATAGGGAAGAAGATATATTGTTGAGGCTAAATATTCGTAGAGCTTATCGTATCGTAGCCTTGAAGTCCGGAATAGATCCTGGAGTAATAGATGATTATCTATGGATTATGGGGAGGAAGATTTGTTTAAGAGATAAGCCTCCCCTATGCGATCAATGCTTGTTTAAACAAATATGTATGGCTAGAAAGAACAGTAATTTCATGGTAAAGGAACACATATATTATAATACATGGTACTATTGAGAAATTATAGGTGAAGGATGAAAGAATGGAGGAGAAAAAGCCAAGCCTTAAAGACATATTAAAACTGCCTAAGCTTGAACGACTTGTAATGGATTATTTCCTGAAACATATTAGTGTTGGAGAAATAATAGCTATTATTGAGTTAAGAGAAGAGGTTAAGAGGCTTAGAGATCCCGATCTTGTCCCTGAATTCGATGACGTAATTATAGAGCTCGAGATTGGAAGAGCTATTAATAAGTTGTTACGCAACAACTTCTTAGAGTATAGGAGTGGATGCTATAATTTAGCGCCTCATCTAAGGGAGGAGTTGAAGAAGAAGCTTGGAGAACTAAGACCTGGTTTCCCAAAGCATCTTGAAGAGCTTATTAGCTAGTATACAGGCTTATAAGCAATATAACCTTGTGCTTTAACCCTATATACTACTGGGTGAAACCCTGCTAAGCGAAGTCTTTCACCTATGCCTTTAACAATGCTTGGACTACCGTGTCTCCGAGGCTCTCCTGTGTAGTGATAAAATATTCCTCCAGGCTTAAGTACTCTGTAAAATTCCTTGTAGAGATTTAACCCGTATAAATCCCCTGTTCTCGTGGAAAATCTTGGGGGGTCATGTATTATTTTATCAAAATAGTTCTCATCAAAATACTGGATAACATCAATTATGTTGCCCCGTATAATTTTTATTCCATTATTTGATAATCCATGGCTCCAAGGATTATGTTCTGCTACCCATATAATATTAGGATCGATCTCTACTGTATAGATTGTTCGAGCACCCCGTAGATATGAATGTATAGCTGTGTATCCGAGACCCATACAAGTATCTAATACTCTGTCTCCTCTTCTCACTTTAGCAGTTCTAGTTTTTATCCTTGAATCACTCCATGGATCAATCCCTATTATTCTATGCATGTGTATGCCATTAATTTCAACTGTGGGTGCTTTATCTATACCAGTGGTTTTCAATTTATAATAGTTTCCATCGTCTCTCCTAACAACTTCATATATTTCCCCATTGTCTCTCCTATATACCACTACTCTATCAGGTTCAGAAGGGGTTACTTCTTCCAAATAGATCTTGTGTCCATTTATTATTAGAAAACCATCATAGACTCTGATCTCGTCCCATGTAAGTCCTAGATCAAAAGTTGCTTCAACTATACCTCGACTACGCCATAATAAGTCTATGAGAGGCTTGGTGAACCAATAAGCTTTAACAGGTTTGAACATGCATTCTTCCATATTCTTCATATTTACTCCTTCGTTATCTCCTCTATTTTATTAATACTCTGTAATGGTATATATCTGACACTACACCCCATTGATCTAAGTTTTCTGTCTAGTTCAGCTATTCTACCACTATAACCACTAACAAAGAATATTTCTATACATTTACCCTCATAATGTGTATGATTATAGCTTTGAATAATATCTTTGAATTTATCGATCACTATACTAGGTGAGACGTTTTTCTCTTTTTTAACAACTATTATGAAACCAGTGCATTTATGTGGAATCATGTAGTGGAGATGATCGTGTAGATATGTTCTTAGAGCTTCTGCAACAATACTTGAGCGATCAGAGCCTGTCAGCTCCGCAAGCTTATCCAGTGCATCAGCTATATCCGATGGTATTGATACCCCGAATCTTCTCTTACTGCTCATCTCCTACCGCCTATTAAGGCTACCAAGTAATATATTAACAGTATTAAGCCGGTTAAACCTGACGGTGCTAGATCAAATATTATGCCCAGATGTAAACCTATCAAGGAAGCCGTTAAAGCTGTTAATACACTTATCTTAAGAGCTTGGTTAGCGCTTCTAGCAGATGATAAAGCAATACTTGCCGGTAAAAGTATTAATACATGTTCTAAAATATAACCTACCATTCTAAGTAATCCAATAGCTGTTAATCCTAGTAATGTAAAAACAACTAGATCATAGATCTTCACATTTATTCCAGCTAAATATGCTGATTCACGATTTACCCCAATAGATAATTGCTCCCTATATGTTAATATAATGAGTAATCCAACTATAGCCGCAATTGTTAGAGCAACGAGTGCGTCAGAAAAACTTGTAAGCAATGGATCGCCTAGAATAAGCGCTGTAAGATCAAATTCTATGGGATAATTAACTAATACGTAATAAGCAAAAATAACGCTGCCAGCAGCAGCGAATCCTACGAAAACAGCTGTCGCTATATCTGTATTTATTCCTTTATAGATGCTGTAGCCGACAATGTATATGAGCAGTAAACCTATAATAATAGATAAGATGAACTGTGCACCACTAAATAAGTAGTATGCGAGAGGAATAGATAAGACGACAGCGAATAATGCTGCGTGCGGCGATGCCCCCGCTAAGAAATATAGTTTCCTAACAGATACGATATTACTCATAAATCCATAAGCTATTCCTGCAGAAACCATTACTATAACCCATACAGGATTATAAACAATGGATAAAAGAATCCCGTATAGTATAATTAATATTATTAATACAATGTATAGTTTATCCTTCATTATGGATTCCTCCTAATTATTTCATAAATAGTTAGAGCAGCTATAATTGAGCCTATTATGAATAGAACCAAGTCATAATAATATTTAGACAAGAAAATATTTGTTCCAGCTATACTGCCGGACGAAGTATTACTGCTTATATTAATATTAATAAACGATTTATTCTCGGATAAACCAATTACTTCTTTACTTATAACAGCTAGTTTAGCTGGAATAGGTTGTTGTGTGAGGGGTGAGGGCACATGTATTATGGGGATAGAGTATTTATTCGCTAGTTCGAGTAGTTTCTTCGATGCTTGCGATACAGCTGGCTCTGTTACTATTGCTGCTTGTATCGTCTTGTTTTTTATGCCGTTTTCAACATTTATGAGGTCTTGAGGAGTCATTTGTACACCGTGCTCTTTTATCAGGAGATATCTAATATCGATCCCGAGCCATTCAACCGAATAAACAGTTACAGGAGTATCTGCTACACCAACAATGTTTAACTGAGGGGTTTCAGCAATAATACTTGATACATTTTTAATTATTTCCTTTGCCTTATTCAAATAATATGTTTTATACTCTGGATTTAGCTCGCCCATTTTTTGTGCAACATATTTTATGAATACAATATAATTGAATGGATCATAGATGATCATGTGATAACTAGGCATATGGGTGGCTGGGTTTTCACGAATAATTATTCCTGGAATATACGGTATTTCTACTAAGACTCCTTTAAGTTTCCCCTCAACATAGAGGTCATGTATTCTCTTCTCAAATGGTGCATGTGCAAGAGATATTATTATATCTGCTTTCTCAAGATCCTCCACGTTTTTAGGCGTTAAACTATATTCATGGGGATCTATTCCCTGCGGAGCTACGGATACTACTTGGTCATTGTCAGCAGTTAATTGTTTAATATCGCTGATAAGATTAGGGAATGATACCACTATGAATAATCCTTTTACAGTATTAATGCTGTGGATGTTGATGCTATAGACTGGTATGGTATTGAATAGTAAAGCTGTTGTAATTAATAGTATGGCGATGTATGCTTGCAATAGCTGTATCTTCATCGTAAAACACCCTTTATTACTAAAGTGTGCACAGAAATATATATTTATCCCTCATGACTGTGCATAAAAAATGGGGAGAAAAATGGTGAGCATTACAGTAGAAAACCTAACAGCTGGATATGGCAAATATATTGTGCTAAAAAACCTATCATTTAAACATGAAGGACCTGGATTGATACAAGTGCTGGGACCCAATGGTGCTGGTAAAACAACACTACTTAGAACAATTCTGGGATTAATTAAGCCTATGGAAGGGAGGATAACTATAAATGGCGAGGATGTGACAGGGAATCCGAGTAGAGTCGGGAAATATGTTGGATACGTTCCTCAAACAACCGGGTTATCGGAGCCGGATTATCCATTAACAGTTATGGAGCTTATAGAGTGTTGCTATGTATTAAGAAAGCCTTGGCCAAGAATGCTTGTTAAGAGCAGGGAAAAAGAACGTATTATGAAAATCCTTGAAATGGTTGGTTTACCACGGGAAGTATGGGATAAGAATTTCTGGGATCTCTCTGGGGGTCAGAAGCAGAGAGGCTATCTTGCTAGAGCATTAGTTCATGATCCATTAATACTATTAATGGATGAGCCGTTCTCAAACATTGATCCAAATGGTAGAGTAGATTTAGCGGAGCTGATAGGGAAGTTGAGTAGGAATAAATTAGTTATTGCGACAAGCCATGATCCAATGCTTCTGTTAAAGTATACAACGAAAATACTATTGGTTAATAGGGAAACCTATGTTTATGGTTCGCCAGAGGAGGTTTTGAGGAAGGATATTGCTGAAAAAATATATGGAAAAGCAGTATTAGAGGTTAGAGAGCATATCCACATTATTGATTCTCATCGTTAATAACTAGTAATCTATAATGTAGGCGGTGCCGAATTTTCCAAGCCTTACTTTATCACCAGGCTTTCCACTTACTGGAATAATTCTTGTTGATAACGGTTTTTGTTTAACCATCCAGACACTATATGTGTCTAGCAAGAATCTCCACAGCTTCTCCTGATCACGAGGTACTACCAGCATATCTGGGCCTGCTACACATGTGGTTGTATATAATAATAGATGGTGAGCTTTCAACAAGCCTTTTCCACCGGCATCTATTAATACGGAATCCTCTGCATATGGTAGCATTACTTCATTGTATCCCTTCGCAAAACCTATTCTCCTTGAAACATTCTTGATTAAATCGTTAAGTAAATATACTCCGTAATTAAACCCTGGTGTGAGCAGTTTATAACCCATAGTCTCTATTAAGTCAACAACGCTTTTCTCCATCCATGGAGAAATACTATAGTCAACAACGAATCTATAATGGCCAATACTTATGTTTCGCAATGTATTGATGATCCCAGATATTTTTTGGGAAATCCTTTCCTCGACTGCTTTTAATGAGTGAGTCTCCTCTATTATTCTTTTAATAATGTGTGGGTATAGGAAAGCTATTCCTAACCCTAGTTCTCCACTACTAGTTGAGTCGGGAAAATACGGTGTCTCCAACGGATCTTTATGGTATGCAATAGATACTCTAGTAGCTAGTAATGGATCCTGATCAGCCAATGAAATAATGAGTCTCGATAATTTATATGAGTACTCCACAGGGTTCCTATATAATCCATATATTGGGAAATAATATCCTCTACTAGTAATATCAATGGCTAATTCTTCATCAATATCTTCGACATCTATTGCTCCAACTGAGAGGAGAGTATCTTTAACATCTATGCTGTCTAGTATCTTTTTTATGAGATCAATGCTTAGCCTCGGCAAGGATATTCTTGTAGTAAACACTTCATAGCCGTTTTCCTCAAAGCTCTTCTTAACTATTCCAAGCATATCTTTAGCAATATTTATTGATTCTAATACCTCATCATATGCTTCTTCTTTAGGCTTATAAGCAAAAACTGTTATCGATCTAATAATAGGCTTCAATATGCATCCCCGCATTTTTATATTAAAAGTGTTGCTTAAATCTAAGAATGATCTTGGGGGATATTAAACCCTATTATTAATGAAGTTGATAAGCTATCTTAATATATCTTATTTATTGACAACTATTATAGGGGTTGGAATTGTTACTGAAAATATTCAGGGGCAACATATTTGTTCATGATACTTATGTCTTCATTAATATATTTACATCTTCGCTTCTTAAAGAAATTCCTTTCCTTTATGCACCATTGAGTATTATCGATAAAAAGAAGAGAACGCGGACAGTTGAGATTTTATTATCAACACCTACTTCTGGAGAAGATGTTAGAAATGTTTTGAAGGATAAGTTTTATGATAGAATTGAGAGAATTAGGGAGGAAGGAGTAGATCTGGAGAGAGCTAAGCAATTGTTATCAAATGTTAAATCATATCCTAGCATTGAATACATGTTTAGAGCTTTTCCACGGGAACTTCTGGAATATTTTGTTAAAAACAACTATATATGGTTGATCCCATTTAAGGAGATTTATAGATTAATTACCGACGGCAAGATCATCGAGATCCTCTATAGATCCCCTATACTAAATAATAGAAGAATTGTTAGGCTTAGATATGATCAGGAGTTATATGAATTACTTAAAACACTCTGCATATTCAATAATAATCCTCGTTGTTGAAGGTGGATATTTATGTCTATAGATAATTTATTATCTGAAAGAATACGTTCAGGTAATTTTTCGATAAAAGATTTAGAGGTTCTAATGGAATCCATTGATAAGTTAAAGTTTCAACCATTAACTGTGAGAAATATGTTTCTCAAGGTTTTCGAGTCAAAGGAATCTATTCATAGATTGTTAGAACTAGTTCTTAGCGATCCAGATAGTTTTTATGAGTTATTATCAAGGTATCACGTATTAGTTGAGAATACTGGCACAGTTCTATATAAGGCATATATAGTTTCTGCATTGAAAAAATATGGTTTAAACCCTAAGCCTGCACCATTAATTGAGAAAGCAATATATTCTCTCATAGAAGCACATCATTATATCTCACTATATAATCCATTAGTTATGCTATATATTGCTCTTAACAAGCCTAGCTCTCTGAGAAACGCAGTGATTAAGCCTATGGCTGATAAAATAGAACTGTATGAGGCTAATCCCAACTCTAGCAACCTATATGTTTTCAGAGACGCAGTATTGTTTATATCAATAATAATTGATCCTCAAGGAGTGATTCCTCTACTATATAATGGATACGAATATGAATGGATAATAGACCTTATCGAAAAATCTGGGATCAAGGTTTTGGAGCCTACAAAGAAGCTCATATTGACAAGCTATCTTAGAGTATTAAAAGGACTTTCAGAATCACTCCGAGCAATTACCCGAGGTCTTAATAGCCTTGAGAATTTTGAGAAAGATCTCTATTATATTGGTAGCGCTAGAATGGCGGTAGAAGTTTTGGAAACATATATAGAATTCACTAGATCATACTCTGAGAAAAGCTTGAAGAGAATAATTAGTTTAATGAATGGATTAATAGGAGCAGGTTTCAGCAATGTCTACGAGACTATAACATATATTCTTGGAAAGGAACTGGATTCTGCAGCATTCATTCGATCAAATAAATACTTATTAACAGCATTCCTACTTGAAATGAGCCTATTAAGTAAAATGTATGAGGATGGTTTAATAGAAGAGTTCGATACATATGAATACTTGGAAAAACTTGTTGGCATAGTATCTGATAAAATTAAACGAATCAAGAACGAAATAATTCTAATGCTCGATCAAGATCTCGAACCTTATAGGACTTTGAAGATTAGAGTTCTCGAAAATAGGGATAGCAGGTTTTTATCATGGCTAAAAACAGGAGAATAACAATAACTGTTAAGGGTAAAGAATCATATGATAAATGGACGCTTATACAGTGGATATATGAAATTAAAGATATCTTGGAGGAAGAATATAGTATTGAAATAAGTGTTTGAGAAGAAACTACAAGCCATGAATACCCAATTATTGCTGTTGAAGACATCGATGTATATGAGGGGCTTCCAGGTGAAGAGGGATATTTAATCGAGGTCCTGAAAAAAGTTCTAGACGAGCTTCTCCAGGGGGAAAGGAGAAAGGACAGGGAGATCTGAGATTAATTGAGGGGGAAGCAATAGTATATAATGGAATATTATGGCTAGTCAAGGGTTTTCAGCA
This is a stretch of genomic DNA from Staphylothermus hellenicus DSM 12710. It encodes these proteins:
- a CDS encoding CopG family ribbon-helix-helix protein; translated protein: MSSKRRFGVSIPSDIADALDKLAELTGSDRSSIVAEALRTYLHDHLHYMIPHKCTGFIIVVKKEKNVSPSIVIDKFKDIIQSYNHTHYEGKCIEIFFVSGYSGRIAELDRKLRSMGCSVRYIPLQSINKIEEITKE
- a CDS encoding class I SAM-dependent methyltransferase; amino-acid sequence: MKNMEECMFKPVKAYWFTKPLIDLLWRSRGIVEATFDLGLTWDEIRVYDGFLIINGHKIYLEEVTPSEPDRVVVYRRDNGEIYEVVRRDDGNYYKLKTTGIDKAPTVEINGIHMHRIIGIDPWSDSRIKTRTAKVRRGDRVLDTCMGLGYTAIHSYLRGARTIYTVEIDPNIIWVAEHNPWSHGLSNNGIKIIRGNIIDVIQYFDENYFDKIIHDPPRFSTRTGDLYGLNLYKEFYRVLKPGGIFYHYTGEPRRHGSPSIVKGIGERLRLAGFHPVVYRVKAQGYIAYKPVY
- a CDS encoding PolB1-binding protein PBP2 family protein; protein product: MEEKKPSLKDILKLPKLERLVMDYFLKHISVGEIIAIIELREEVKRLRDPDLVPEFDDVIIELEIGRAINKLLRNNFLEYRSGCYNLAPHLREELKKKLGELRPGFPKHLEELIS
- a CDS encoding iron-sulfur cluster loop gives rise to the protein MEVIGVDTRIAERMARILSKMKDRLETLNLFDERFYPSRRDDRENVLRYFIVMVAMDHRLSRFGKPYEACLPNDDCYHGADLLYRLGKIKYDNDPGFFSPENLSKITIDDVKKWLSIGDAEPPDPDIRAFLLRDLGVKLLKLYNGSVEELLDRSNNLIHGTINEPGLVDNLRVFRAYEDPVEKKPLLFAKFIIARGLFSPRDRLDPIIDNHLSRIAYRIGLVMVSGNLWNKIRRGVEVDREEDILLRLNIRRAYRIVALKSGIDPGVIDDYLWIMGRKICLRDKPPLCDQCLFKQICMARKNSNFMVKEHIYYNTWYY
- a CDS encoding phosphohydrolase, translated to MVVINAGLVKKIVNDKPLLRKAYEALISDPEVQALWDMSNIMAVKRLKYNDHGPVHAQIAAGASLYLYQLLLNAGVGSTLIRDKVVDDPEQAWIVPLYGALLHDIGNSIHRDLHEKLGALLAKPIIDRALEKIIDDQRTRIMLRQEIMHSIFCTAYDAVCLTVEAGCVGVGDGLDMAEGRARVPYRLGGISIHSVSALSIKKVEVVPGEKVPIKILVHMSERAGIFQVDEVLMPKIKTTPLKDYVEVYAIVNGEPLKTYTPRK
- a CDS encoding metal ABC transporter substrate-binding protein, whose protein sequence is MKIQLLQAYIAILLITTALLFNTIPVYSINIHSINTVKGLFIVVSFPNLISDIKQLTADNDQVVSVAPQGIDPHEYSLTPKNVEDLEKADIIISLAHAPFEKRIHDLYVEGKLKGVLVEIPYIPGIIIRENPATHMPSYHMIIYDPFNYIVFIKYVAQKMGELNPEYKTYYLNKAKEIIKNVSSIIAETPQLNIVGVADTPVTVYSVEWLGIDIRYLLIKEHGVQMTPQDLINVENGIKNKTIQAAIVTEPAVSQASKKLLELANKYSIPIIHVPSPLTQQPIPAKLAVISKEVIGLSENKSFININISSNTSSGSIAGTNIFLSKYYYDLVLFIIGSIIAALTIYEIIRRNP
- a CDS encoding metal ABC transporter permease — protein: MKDKLYIVLIILIILYGILLSIVYNPVWVIVMVSAGIAYGFMSNIVSVRKLYFLAGASPHAALFAVVLSIPLAYYLFSGAQFILSIIIGLLLIYIVGYSIYKGINTDIATAVFVGFAAAGSVIFAYYVLVNYPIEFDLTALILGDPLLTSFSDALVALTIAAIVGLLIILTYREQLSIGVNRESAYLAGINVKIYDLVVFTLLGLTAIGLLRMVGYILEHVLILLPASIALSSARSANQALKISVLTALTASLIGLHLGIIFDLAPSGLTGLILLIYYLVALIGGRR
- a CDS encoding AEC family transporter, producing the protein MDPLTTVFLLFGFIGLGVLSRVLMGNNKLFNSFMNALNKFIYYILLPIVFLDTFASRGVELADINIALTAFIYVVISVVVLLKIPLNHDHELRNSVVITSIFQNNVFLGFPVLLIMFNDISAAAMYSLVIFILHITIAGLLAARRENILVSILEIPVIYGFIAGTIIHYTIYEQYQVLTPITAYTHSLLSYSAVYVLGYTLPLTLAHVKQYMKALYITGLWRFLASPLIHYTILLFLTIPNLYWKEIMILSIMPPAVMNTVIAKVYNWKPELVASITLILTLTSLIIIAAIILIQII
- a CDS encoding PA14 domain-containing protein is translated as MGRFALIKTKEGLLRGLKTLYYRWEGSNPPDDLLLLKPIREDVSPWINYTWWSNPAPGVPAEFFAVAWLGFIYIDKPGVYRFYVTTDDGSRVWIDGKLLIDAWKDQPPTTYVSEPIPLSKGYHRLKYYFYNRYAFAQAVLGWIPREGEAGVIPKDKFYHVMSDKVFFEGVPEDYTVEVLPSGGNKKICISRGGICGVKVLFDELPMEAIIRVLDTSGGVVYETPEKITLWGGDELKLVEIK